One window of Desulfarculus baarsii DSM 2075 genomic DNA carries:
- a CDS encoding type 1 glutamine amidotransferase, which produces MNVLILQHHPAEPAGTLGAFLADKGCALDVRHLYAGQALPADDAGYGLIVSMGGPMNVYDEAEHPWLAAETALLRRALLAGRPVLGVCLGSQLMAKALGAPVTRSPRPEVGWFQIELTPAGLADPLLAGLDERPWVLQWHNDMFHIPAGAELLAASERCPHQAFRFGRGHALQFHVEVDAAIVDQWYENPAQRQEIAPGWADQGKIMNQHAQRIYGNLWAALSGR; this is translated from the coding sequence ATGAACGTCTTGATTTTGCAGCATCATCCGGCCGAGCCGGCGGGCACGCTGGGCGCTTTTCTGGCCGACAAGGGTTGCGCCCTGGACGTGCGCCATCTTTACGCCGGCCAGGCCTTGCCGGCCGACGACGCCGGCTATGGCCTGATCGTCAGCATGGGCGGGCCCATGAACGTCTACGACGAAGCCGAGCACCCCTGGCTGGCCGCCGAGACTGCCCTGCTGCGCCGGGCCCTGTTGGCCGGCCGGCCGGTGCTCGGCGTGTGCCTGGGATCCCAGCTCATGGCCAAGGCCCTGGGCGCGCCGGTGACGCGTTCGCCGCGGCCGGAAGTGGGCTGGTTTCAGATCGAGCTGACCCCGGCCGGCCTGGCCGATCCCCTCTTGGCCGGGCTGGACGAGCGCCCCTGGGTGTTGCAGTGGCACAACGACATGTTTCACATCCCCGCCGGCGCGGAGTTGCTGGCCGCCTCGGAGCGCTGCCCCCACCAGGCCTTTCGCTTCGGCCGGGGCCACGCCCTGCAATTCCACGTGGAGGTCGACGCGGCCATCGTCGACCAGTGGTACGAAAACCCGGCCCAGCGCCAGGAAATCGCGCCTGGCTGGGCCGATCAAGGTAAAATAATGAACCAGCACGCCCAGCGGATTTACGGCAATCTCTGGGCCGCGCTTTCGGGCCGCTAG